In the Drosophila takahashii strain IR98-3 E-12201 chromosome 3R, DtakHiC1v2, whole genome shotgun sequence genome, one interval contains:
- the f-cup gene encoding leucine-rich repeat-containing protein 40 isoform X5: MMNFSAQEDAEFSSFRGAQECDQASAFGGDFDFGHSCFTHYGCPSDMSNGIGPRGRGHPSARVTASASRIPRCAPSPRQTPPVAHSPRPSYSFRPIFHERSNHEDDQVLTQQLWKLARKSGTLNLSNKALARVPERLYDINEADTESKAVNLEQLTIKEEDAWWNQVPLNNLDLSSNTLTHISPKIENLQSLTVLTLHDNALVELPSEIGKLEKLMRLNVSHNKLSQLPRSIYSLPELRHLNISYNEFNEVDPDISDLHMLEFLDGGHNNIQSLPGGIGFLVRLTALLLPYNHIKELPPDLVNMRSLQKIDLMQNDLTCLPEDMGLLRKLECLYLQHNDILELPEFEGNETLSELHASNNFIKTIPTAMCGNLPHLKILDLRDNKITELPDELCLLRNLNRLDVSNNTISVLPTTLSSLAHLISLQVEGNPIKTIRRDILQCGTARILKTLHERALAKSKEEGGGSDLASTSAGISVTRLRGGAGQSDSGEIPGNFPDSYNQQQQQLGFQYQCPYSCQQHYCVYEPLRNCQEYDRRTQGHIYEPESYQQQRHEYSHANCFMYQQQQHRQFSYGQMESSRLAVHPRWV, translated from the exons ATGATGAA CTTCAGCGCACAGGAGGACGCGGAGTTCAGCTCGTTCCGCGGAGCCCAGGAATGTGACCAGGCATCCGCATTCGGCGGCGACTTCGACTTTGGCCACTCCTGCTTCACCCACTACGGCTGCCCCAGCGACATGAGCAACGGAATCGGACCCCGTGGTCGGGGTCACCCGTCCGCCAGGGTCACCGCCTCCGCCAGCAGGATTCCCCGATGCGCCCCGAGTCCTCGCCAAACGCCCCCAGTGGCGCACTCGCCCAGGCCAAGCTACTCCTTTCGCCCGATTTTCCACGAGAGGAGCAACCACGAGGACGACCAGGTGCTCACCCAGCAACTGTGGAAGCTGGCCCGCAAGTCGGGCACCCTGAATCTCTCCAACAAGGCATTGGCCAGAG TGCCCGAAAGACTCTACGACATCAACGAGGCGGATACGGAGAGCAAGGCCGTGAATCTGGAACAGCTGACGATCAAGGAGGAGGACGCCTGGTGGAACCAAGTGCCATTGAACAACCTGGACCTGAGCTCCAATACCCTAACGCACATATCCCCCAAGATCGAGAATCTGCAATCGCTGACCGTGCTCACA ttgcaCGATAATGCGTTGGTGGAGCTACCGTCGGAAATCGGGAAGCTGGAGAAGCTCATGCGTCTCAATGTGAGCCACAACAAGCTCAGCCAGCTGCCCCGTTCGATCTACAGTTTACCTGAGCTGCGACACCTCAACATCTCGTACAATGAATTCAACGAAGTCGATCCGGATATTAGTGACCTTCACATGCTCGAGTTTCTG GACGGCGGGCATAACAACATTCAATCCCTGCCCGGCGGCATTGGTTTCCTGGTGCGTCTAACTGCGCTCCTGTTGCCCTATAATCACATCAAGGAACTCCCGCCCGATCTAGTTAACATGCGCT CCTTGCAAAAGATTGATCTGATGCAAAACGACCTGACATGCTTGCCGGAGGATATGGGTCTACTGAGGAAGCTGGAATGCCTTTATCTGCAGCACAACGACATTTTGGAGCTGCCCGAGTTCGAGGGAAATGAGACCCTGAGCGAACTCCATGCTagcaataattttattaag ACCATACCAACAGCTATGTGCGGCAACTTGCCACACTTGAAGATACTCGATCTTAGGGACAACAAGATCACCGAGCTGCCCGACGAGCTGTGCCTGCTGCGCAATCTGAACCGCCTGGATGTGTCCAATAACACGATCAGTGTGTTGCCCACCACTTTGTCCTCTTTGGCCCACTTGATCAGCCTGCAGGTGGAGGGAAATCCCATTAAGACAATCCGACGAGACATCCTGCAGTGTGGAACGGCGCGTATATTAAAAACGCTGCATGAGAGAGCTCTGGCCAAGTCGAAGGAGGAGGGAGGTGGCTCGGATTTGGCCTCCACATCAGCGGGCATTAGTGTTACCCGTTTGCGAGGTGGAGCTGGCCAGTCGGACTCTGGGGAAATACCCGGAAATTTTCCGGATAG CTATaatcaacaacagcagcagcttgGGTTTCAATATCAGTGTCCATATTCATGCCAGCAGCACTATTGTGTCTACGAACCGCTGAGGAATTGCCAGGAATATGATCGTCGGACCCAGGGACACATTTATGAGCCTGAGagctaccagcagcagcgacaTGAATATTCCCATGCAAATTGCTTTAtgtaccagcagcagcagcatcggcAGTTTTCCTATGGGCAGATGGAATCCTCTCGCTTGGCTGTGCATCCACGTTGGGTGTAG
- the f-cup gene encoding leucine-rich repeat-containing protein 40 isoform X1 — protein MMNFSAQEDAEFSSFRGAQECDQASAFGGDFDFGHSCFTHYGCPSDMSNGIGPRGRGHPSARVTASASRIPRCAPSPRQTPPVAHSPRPSYSFRPIFHERSNHEDDQVLTQQLWKLARKSGTLNLSNKALARVPERLYDINEADTESKAVNLEQLTIKEEDAWWNQVPLNNLDLSSNTLTHISPKIENLQSLTVLTLHDNALVELPSEIGKLEKLMRLNVSHNKLSQLPRSIYSLPELRHLNISYNEFNEVDPDISDLHMLEFLDGGHNNIQSLPGGIGFLVRLTALLLPYNHIKELPPDLVNMRSLQKIDLMQNDLTCLPEDMGLLRKLECLYLQHNDILELPEFEGNETLSELHASNNFIKTIPTAMCGNLPHLKILDLRDNKITELPDELCLLRNLNRLDVSNNTISVLPTTLSSLAHLISLQVEGNPIKTIRRDILQCGTARILKTLHERALAKSKEEGGGSDLASTSAGISVTRLRGGAGQSDSGEIPGNFPDSYNQQQQQLGFQYQCPYSCQQHYCVYEPLRNCQEYDRRTQGHIYEPESYQQQRHEYSHANCFMYQQQQHRQFSYGQMESSRLAVHPRWVYKLRHSRTLAVNLEELTEVPDQVFQIARDEGVHVVDFARNQLSTLPNGLQHMKDLVTELVLSNNVIGYVPQFISQFTRISFLNLSNNLLNDLPKEFGVLNTLRELNIANNRFSFIPNCVYELQGLEILIASENHIKTLNVSGLQSMPRLSTLDLRNNDIDAVPPTLGNLTNITHLELVGNPFRQPRHQILMKGTDAIMSYLRDRIPT, from the exons ATGATGAA CTTCAGCGCACAGGAGGACGCGGAGTTCAGCTCGTTCCGCGGAGCCCAGGAATGTGACCAGGCATCCGCATTCGGCGGCGACTTCGACTTTGGCCACTCCTGCTTCACCCACTACGGCTGCCCCAGCGACATGAGCAACGGAATCGGACCCCGTGGTCGGGGTCACCCGTCCGCCAGGGTCACCGCCTCCGCCAGCAGGATTCCCCGATGCGCCCCGAGTCCTCGCCAAACGCCCCCAGTGGCGCACTCGCCCAGGCCAAGCTACTCCTTTCGCCCGATTTTCCACGAGAGGAGCAACCACGAGGACGACCAGGTGCTCACCCAGCAACTGTGGAAGCTGGCCCGCAAGTCGGGCACCCTGAATCTCTCCAACAAGGCATTGGCCAGAG TGCCCGAAAGACTCTACGACATCAACGAGGCGGATACGGAGAGCAAGGCCGTGAATCTGGAACAGCTGACGATCAAGGAGGAGGACGCCTGGTGGAACCAAGTGCCATTGAACAACCTGGACCTGAGCTCCAATACCCTAACGCACATATCCCCCAAGATCGAGAATCTGCAATCGCTGACCGTGCTCACA ttgcaCGATAATGCGTTGGTGGAGCTACCGTCGGAAATCGGGAAGCTGGAGAAGCTCATGCGTCTCAATGTGAGCCACAACAAGCTCAGCCAGCTGCCCCGTTCGATCTACAGTTTACCTGAGCTGCGACACCTCAACATCTCGTACAATGAATTCAACGAAGTCGATCCGGATATTAGTGACCTTCACATGCTCGAGTTTCTG GACGGCGGGCATAACAACATTCAATCCCTGCCCGGCGGCATTGGTTTCCTGGTGCGTCTAACTGCGCTCCTGTTGCCCTATAATCACATCAAGGAACTCCCGCCCGATCTAGTTAACATGCGCT CCTTGCAAAAGATTGATCTGATGCAAAACGACCTGACATGCTTGCCGGAGGATATGGGTCTACTGAGGAAGCTGGAATGCCTTTATCTGCAGCACAACGACATTTTGGAGCTGCCCGAGTTCGAGGGAAATGAGACCCTGAGCGAACTCCATGCTagcaataattttattaag ACCATACCAACAGCTATGTGCGGCAACTTGCCACACTTGAAGATACTCGATCTTAGGGACAACAAGATCACCGAGCTGCCCGACGAGCTGTGCCTGCTGCGCAATCTGAACCGCCTGGATGTGTCCAATAACACGATCAGTGTGTTGCCCACCACTTTGTCCTCTTTGGCCCACTTGATCAGCCTGCAGGTGGAGGGAAATCCCATTAAGACAATCCGACGAGACATCCTGCAGTGTGGAACGGCGCGTATATTAAAAACGCTGCATGAGAGAGCTCTGGCCAAGTCGAAGGAGGAGGGAGGTGGCTCGGATTTGGCCTCCACATCAGCGGGCATTAGTGTTACCCGTTTGCGAGGTGGAGCTGGCCAGTCGGACTCTGGGGAAATACCCGGAAATTTTCCGGATAG CTATaatcaacaacagcagcagcttgGGTTTCAATATCAGTGTCCATATTCATGCCAGCAGCACTATTGTGTCTACGAACCGCTGAGGAATTGCCAGGAATATGATCGTCGGACCCAGGGACACATTTATGAGCCTGAGagctaccagcagcagcgacaTGAATATTCCCATGCAAATTGCTTTAtgtaccagcagcagcagcatcggcAGTTTTCCTATGGGCAGATGGAATCCTCTCGCTTGGCTGTGCATCCACGTTGGGT ATACAAATTACGTCATTCACGCACATTAGCTGTCAATCTGGAGGAGCTCACTGAAGTGCCCGATCAGGTGTTTCAGATAGCCAGAGATGAAGGAGTGCATGTGGTGGACTTTGCGCGCAACCAGCTGAGCACCTTGCCCAATGG aCTGCAGCACATGAAAGATCTGGTCACGGAGCTAGTTCTATCCAATAATGTCATCGGCTATGTGCCGCAGTTCATCTCCCAGTTTACACGTATTTCTTTCCTGAATTTGTCCAACAATCTGTTGAATGACCTGCCCAAGGAGTTTGGTGTTTTGAACACACTGCGTGAACTGAACATTGCGAACAATCG CTTTTCCTTCATCCCCAACTGCGTGTACGAGTTGCAAGGTCTGGAGATACTTATTGCCAGTGAGAACCACATAAAAACGTTAAATGTATCGGGTCTGCAGAGCATGCCACGTCTGAGTACATTGGACTTGCGCAATAATGATATCGATGCAGTGCCGCCCACTTTGGGGAATCTGACCAATATAAC GCACTTGGAACTGGTTGGCAATCCTTTTCGTCAGCCCCGCCATCAGATCCTGATGAAGGGCACCGATGCCATCATGTCCTACTTGCGGGATCGCATACCAACATAG
- the f-cup gene encoding leucine-rich repeat-containing protein 40 isoform X4 produces the protein MCGPYPRRRRYYQIREFQMASSADELESEDPDDELELDDPDPEPPSRAEALPERLYDINEADTESKAVNLEQLTIKEEDAWWNQVPLNNLDLSSNTLTHISPKIENLQSLTVLTLHDNALVELPSEIGKLEKLMRLNVSHNKLSQLPRSIYSLPELRHLNISYNEFNEVDPDISDLHMLEFLDGGHNNIQSLPGGIGFLVRLTALLLPYNHIKELPPDLVNMRSLQKIDLMQNDLTCLPEDMGLLRKLECLYLQHNDILELPEFEGNETLSELHASNNFIKTIPTAMCGNLPHLKILDLRDNKITELPDELCLLRNLNRLDVSNNTISVLPTTLSSLAHLISLQVEGNPIKTIRRDILQCGTARILKTLHERALAKSKEEGGGSDLASTSAGISVTRLRGGAGQSDSGEIPGNFPDRYKLRHSRTLAVNLEELTEVPDQVFQIARDEGVHVVDFARNQLSTLPNGLQHMKDLVTELVLSNNVIGYVPQFISQFTRISFLNLSNNLLNDLPKEFGVLNTLRELNIANNRFSFIPNCVYELQGLEILIASENHIKTLNVSGLQSMPRLSTLDLRNNDIDAVPPTLGNLTNITHLELVGNPFRQPRHQILMKGTDAIMSYLRDRIPT, from the exons ATGTGCGGTCCCTATCCGCGAAGGCGACGCTACTACCAGATCCGCGAATTCCAGATGGCCTCCTCGGCGGACGAGCTGGAGAGCGAGGATCCGGATGATGAGCTGGAACTGGATGACCCCGATCCTGAGCCTCCTTCCCGCGCTGAAGCCT TGCCCGAAAGACTCTACGACATCAACGAGGCGGATACGGAGAGCAAGGCCGTGAATCTGGAACAGCTGACGATCAAGGAGGAGGACGCCTGGTGGAACCAAGTGCCATTGAACAACCTGGACCTGAGCTCCAATACCCTAACGCACATATCCCCCAAGATCGAGAATCTGCAATCGCTGACCGTGCTCACA ttgcaCGATAATGCGTTGGTGGAGCTACCGTCGGAAATCGGGAAGCTGGAGAAGCTCATGCGTCTCAATGTGAGCCACAACAAGCTCAGCCAGCTGCCCCGTTCGATCTACAGTTTACCTGAGCTGCGACACCTCAACATCTCGTACAATGAATTCAACGAAGTCGATCCGGATATTAGTGACCTTCACATGCTCGAGTTTCTG GACGGCGGGCATAACAACATTCAATCCCTGCCCGGCGGCATTGGTTTCCTGGTGCGTCTAACTGCGCTCCTGTTGCCCTATAATCACATCAAGGAACTCCCGCCCGATCTAGTTAACATGCGCT CCTTGCAAAAGATTGATCTGATGCAAAACGACCTGACATGCTTGCCGGAGGATATGGGTCTACTGAGGAAGCTGGAATGCCTTTATCTGCAGCACAACGACATTTTGGAGCTGCCCGAGTTCGAGGGAAATGAGACCCTGAGCGAACTCCATGCTagcaataattttattaag ACCATACCAACAGCTATGTGCGGCAACTTGCCACACTTGAAGATACTCGATCTTAGGGACAACAAGATCACCGAGCTGCCCGACGAGCTGTGCCTGCTGCGCAATCTGAACCGCCTGGATGTGTCCAATAACACGATCAGTGTGTTGCCCACCACTTTGTCCTCTTTGGCCCACTTGATCAGCCTGCAGGTGGAGGGAAATCCCATTAAGACAATCCGACGAGACATCCTGCAGTGTGGAACGGCGCGTATATTAAAAACGCTGCATGAGAGAGCTCTGGCCAAGTCGAAGGAGGAGGGAGGTGGCTCGGATTTGGCCTCCACATCAGCGGGCATTAGTGTTACCCGTTTGCGAGGTGGAGCTGGCCAGTCGGACTCTGGGGAAATACCCGGAAATTTTCCGGATAG ATACAAATTACGTCATTCACGCACATTAGCTGTCAATCTGGAGGAGCTCACTGAAGTGCCCGATCAGGTGTTTCAGATAGCCAGAGATGAAGGAGTGCATGTGGTGGACTTTGCGCGCAACCAGCTGAGCACCTTGCCCAATGG aCTGCAGCACATGAAAGATCTGGTCACGGAGCTAGTTCTATCCAATAATGTCATCGGCTATGTGCCGCAGTTCATCTCCCAGTTTACACGTATTTCTTTCCTGAATTTGTCCAACAATCTGTTGAATGACCTGCCCAAGGAGTTTGGTGTTTTGAACACACTGCGTGAACTGAACATTGCGAACAATCG CTTTTCCTTCATCCCCAACTGCGTGTACGAGTTGCAAGGTCTGGAGATACTTATTGCCAGTGAGAACCACATAAAAACGTTAAATGTATCGGGTCTGCAGAGCATGCCACGTCTGAGTACATTGGACTTGCGCAATAATGATATCGATGCAGTGCCGCCCACTTTGGGGAATCTGACCAATATAAC GCACTTGGAACTGGTTGGCAATCCTTTTCGTCAGCCCCGCCATCAGATCCTGATGAAGGGCACCGATGCCATCATGTCCTACTTGCGGGATCGCATACCAACATAG
- the f-cup gene encoding leucine-rich repeat-containing protein 40 isoform X6, which translates to MCGPYPRRRRYYQIREFQMASSADELESEDPDDELELDDPDPEPPSRAEALPERLYDINEADTESKAVNLEQLTIKEEDAWWNQVPLNNLDLSSNTLTHISPKIENLQSLTVLTLHDNALVELPSEIGKLEKLMRLNVSHNKLSQLPRSIYSLPELRHLNISYNEFNEVDPDISDLHMLEFLDGGHNNIQSLPGGIGFLVRLTALLLPYNHIKELPPDLVNMRSLQKIDLMQNDLTCLPEDMGLLRKLECLYLQHNDILELPEFEGNETLSELHASNNFIKTIPTAMCGNLPHLKILDLRDNKITELPDELCLLRNLNRLDVSNNTISVLPTTLSSLAHLISLQVEGNPIKTIRRDILQCGTARILKTLHERALAKSKEEGGGSDLASTSAGISVTRLRGGAGQSDSGEIPGNFPDSYNQQQQQLGFQYQCPYSCQQHYCVYEPLRNCQEYDRRTQGHIYEPESYQQQRHEYSHANCFMYQQQQHRQFSYGQMESSRLAVHPRWV; encoded by the exons ATGTGCGGTCCCTATCCGCGAAGGCGACGCTACTACCAGATCCGCGAATTCCAGATGGCCTCCTCGGCGGACGAGCTGGAGAGCGAGGATCCGGATGATGAGCTGGAACTGGATGACCCCGATCCTGAGCCTCCTTCCCGCGCTGAAGCCT TGCCCGAAAGACTCTACGACATCAACGAGGCGGATACGGAGAGCAAGGCCGTGAATCTGGAACAGCTGACGATCAAGGAGGAGGACGCCTGGTGGAACCAAGTGCCATTGAACAACCTGGACCTGAGCTCCAATACCCTAACGCACATATCCCCCAAGATCGAGAATCTGCAATCGCTGACCGTGCTCACA ttgcaCGATAATGCGTTGGTGGAGCTACCGTCGGAAATCGGGAAGCTGGAGAAGCTCATGCGTCTCAATGTGAGCCACAACAAGCTCAGCCAGCTGCCCCGTTCGATCTACAGTTTACCTGAGCTGCGACACCTCAACATCTCGTACAATGAATTCAACGAAGTCGATCCGGATATTAGTGACCTTCACATGCTCGAGTTTCTG GACGGCGGGCATAACAACATTCAATCCCTGCCCGGCGGCATTGGTTTCCTGGTGCGTCTAACTGCGCTCCTGTTGCCCTATAATCACATCAAGGAACTCCCGCCCGATCTAGTTAACATGCGCT CCTTGCAAAAGATTGATCTGATGCAAAACGACCTGACATGCTTGCCGGAGGATATGGGTCTACTGAGGAAGCTGGAATGCCTTTATCTGCAGCACAACGACATTTTGGAGCTGCCCGAGTTCGAGGGAAATGAGACCCTGAGCGAACTCCATGCTagcaataattttattaag ACCATACCAACAGCTATGTGCGGCAACTTGCCACACTTGAAGATACTCGATCTTAGGGACAACAAGATCACCGAGCTGCCCGACGAGCTGTGCCTGCTGCGCAATCTGAACCGCCTGGATGTGTCCAATAACACGATCAGTGTGTTGCCCACCACTTTGTCCTCTTTGGCCCACTTGATCAGCCTGCAGGTGGAGGGAAATCCCATTAAGACAATCCGACGAGACATCCTGCAGTGTGGAACGGCGCGTATATTAAAAACGCTGCATGAGAGAGCTCTGGCCAAGTCGAAGGAGGAGGGAGGTGGCTCGGATTTGGCCTCCACATCAGCGGGCATTAGTGTTACCCGTTTGCGAGGTGGAGCTGGCCAGTCGGACTCTGGGGAAATACCCGGAAATTTTCCGGATAG CTATaatcaacaacagcagcagcttgGGTTTCAATATCAGTGTCCATATTCATGCCAGCAGCACTATTGTGTCTACGAACCGCTGAGGAATTGCCAGGAATATGATCGTCGGACCCAGGGACACATTTATGAGCCTGAGagctaccagcagcagcgacaTGAATATTCCCATGCAAATTGCTTTAtgtaccagcagcagcagcatcggcAGTTTTCCTATGGGCAGATGGAATCCTCTCGCTTGGCTGTGCATCCACGTTGGGTGTAG
- the f-cup gene encoding leucine-rich repeat-containing protein 40 isoform X3, translating into MMNFSAQEDAEFSSFRGAQECDQASAFGGDFDFGHSCFTHYGCPSDMSNGIGPRGRGHPSARVTASASRIPRCAPSPRQTPPVAHSPRPSYSFRPIFHERSNHEDDQVLTQQLWKLARKSGTLNLSNKALARVPERLYDINEADTESKAVNLEQLTIKEEDAWWNQVPLNNLDLSSNTLTHISPKIENLQSLTVLTLHDNALVELPSEIGKLEKLMRLNVSHNKLSQLPRSIYSLPELRHLNISYNEFNEVDPDISDLHMLEFLDGGHNNIQSLPGGIGFLVRLTALLLPYNHIKELPPDLVNMRSLQKIDLMQNDLTCLPEDMGLLRKLECLYLQHNDILELPEFEGNETLSELHASNNFIKTIPTAMCGNLPHLKILDLRDNKITELPDELCLLRNLNRLDVSNNTISVLPTTLSSLAHLISLQVEGNPIKTIRRDILQCGTARILKTLHERALAKSKEEGGGSDLASTSAGISVTRLRGGAGQSDSGEIPGNFPDRYKLRHSRTLAVNLEELTEVPDQVFQIARDEGVHVVDFARNQLSTLPNGLQHMKDLVTELVLSNNVIGYVPQFISQFTRISFLNLSNNLLNDLPKEFGVLNTLRELNIANNRFSFIPNCVYELQGLEILIASENHIKTLNVSGLQSMPRLSTLDLRNNDIDAVPPTLGNLTNITHLELVGNPFRQPRHQILMKGTDAIMSYLRDRIPT; encoded by the exons ATGATGAA CTTCAGCGCACAGGAGGACGCGGAGTTCAGCTCGTTCCGCGGAGCCCAGGAATGTGACCAGGCATCCGCATTCGGCGGCGACTTCGACTTTGGCCACTCCTGCTTCACCCACTACGGCTGCCCCAGCGACATGAGCAACGGAATCGGACCCCGTGGTCGGGGTCACCCGTCCGCCAGGGTCACCGCCTCCGCCAGCAGGATTCCCCGATGCGCCCCGAGTCCTCGCCAAACGCCCCCAGTGGCGCACTCGCCCAGGCCAAGCTACTCCTTTCGCCCGATTTTCCACGAGAGGAGCAACCACGAGGACGACCAGGTGCTCACCCAGCAACTGTGGAAGCTGGCCCGCAAGTCGGGCACCCTGAATCTCTCCAACAAGGCATTGGCCAGAG TGCCCGAAAGACTCTACGACATCAACGAGGCGGATACGGAGAGCAAGGCCGTGAATCTGGAACAGCTGACGATCAAGGAGGAGGACGCCTGGTGGAACCAAGTGCCATTGAACAACCTGGACCTGAGCTCCAATACCCTAACGCACATATCCCCCAAGATCGAGAATCTGCAATCGCTGACCGTGCTCACA ttgcaCGATAATGCGTTGGTGGAGCTACCGTCGGAAATCGGGAAGCTGGAGAAGCTCATGCGTCTCAATGTGAGCCACAACAAGCTCAGCCAGCTGCCCCGTTCGATCTACAGTTTACCTGAGCTGCGACACCTCAACATCTCGTACAATGAATTCAACGAAGTCGATCCGGATATTAGTGACCTTCACATGCTCGAGTTTCTG GACGGCGGGCATAACAACATTCAATCCCTGCCCGGCGGCATTGGTTTCCTGGTGCGTCTAACTGCGCTCCTGTTGCCCTATAATCACATCAAGGAACTCCCGCCCGATCTAGTTAACATGCGCT CCTTGCAAAAGATTGATCTGATGCAAAACGACCTGACATGCTTGCCGGAGGATATGGGTCTACTGAGGAAGCTGGAATGCCTTTATCTGCAGCACAACGACATTTTGGAGCTGCCCGAGTTCGAGGGAAATGAGACCCTGAGCGAACTCCATGCTagcaataattttattaag ACCATACCAACAGCTATGTGCGGCAACTTGCCACACTTGAAGATACTCGATCTTAGGGACAACAAGATCACCGAGCTGCCCGACGAGCTGTGCCTGCTGCGCAATCTGAACCGCCTGGATGTGTCCAATAACACGATCAGTGTGTTGCCCACCACTTTGTCCTCTTTGGCCCACTTGATCAGCCTGCAGGTGGAGGGAAATCCCATTAAGACAATCCGACGAGACATCCTGCAGTGTGGAACGGCGCGTATATTAAAAACGCTGCATGAGAGAGCTCTGGCCAAGTCGAAGGAGGAGGGAGGTGGCTCGGATTTGGCCTCCACATCAGCGGGCATTAGTGTTACCCGTTTGCGAGGTGGAGCTGGCCAGTCGGACTCTGGGGAAATACCCGGAAATTTTCCGGATAG ATACAAATTACGTCATTCACGCACATTAGCTGTCAATCTGGAGGAGCTCACTGAAGTGCCCGATCAGGTGTTTCAGATAGCCAGAGATGAAGGAGTGCATGTGGTGGACTTTGCGCGCAACCAGCTGAGCACCTTGCCCAATGG aCTGCAGCACATGAAAGATCTGGTCACGGAGCTAGTTCTATCCAATAATGTCATCGGCTATGTGCCGCAGTTCATCTCCCAGTTTACACGTATTTCTTTCCTGAATTTGTCCAACAATCTGTTGAATGACCTGCCCAAGGAGTTTGGTGTTTTGAACACACTGCGTGAACTGAACATTGCGAACAATCG CTTTTCCTTCATCCCCAACTGCGTGTACGAGTTGCAAGGTCTGGAGATACTTATTGCCAGTGAGAACCACATAAAAACGTTAAATGTATCGGGTCTGCAGAGCATGCCACGTCTGAGTACATTGGACTTGCGCAATAATGATATCGATGCAGTGCCGCCCACTTTGGGGAATCTGACCAATATAAC GCACTTGGAACTGGTTGGCAATCCTTTTCGTCAGCCCCGCCATCAGATCCTGATGAAGGGCACCGATGCCATCATGTCCTACTTGCGGGATCGCATACCAACATAG